In a genomic window of Halobiforma lacisalsi AJ5:
- a CDS encoding HNH endonuclease, with protein MGTETNPDVGTTCPTCGRELETQRGVRQHHTKVHGEPLPNRTCKGCGAAFYDPKSRRSYCDDCDPNAGEHNGNWKDAKETASCTICGAEFSYYPSSKDGVYCPSCVDAADGLLPEKYPEKGERVTEPCRACGTDLEVRPKRVEKRERGVFCTLECYGEWLSEHVVGPAHHQWEGGPIEYGRQWWRVRRRALERDDHECQHCGATREEIGRNPDVHHLEPVRSFDRPEEAHTLSNVVALCRRCHRRAEAGAITVTPHDEK; from the coding sequence ATGGGAACGGAGACGAACCCCGACGTCGGAACGACGTGTCCGACCTGCGGCCGCGAACTCGAGACCCAACGGGGCGTTCGCCAGCACCACACCAAAGTCCACGGCGAACCGCTCCCGAACCGAACCTGCAAGGGCTGTGGGGCGGCGTTCTACGACCCGAAATCCCGCCGCTCGTACTGCGACGACTGCGACCCGAACGCGGGCGAACACAACGGGAACTGGAAGGACGCGAAGGAGACGGCGTCCTGTACGATCTGCGGGGCGGAGTTTTCGTACTACCCGTCGTCGAAGGATGGGGTCTACTGCCCGTCCTGTGTCGACGCAGCCGACGGGCTACTCCCGGAGAAATACCCCGAAAAAGGTGAGCGAGTAACGGAGCCGTGTCGTGCCTGCGGGACCGACCTCGAGGTCCGACCGAAGCGAGTCGAGAAGCGGGAGCGAGGCGTCTTCTGTACGCTCGAGTGTTACGGGGAGTGGCTCTCGGAGCACGTCGTCGGTCCTGCCCATCACCAGTGGGAGGGCGGTCCGATCGAGTACGGCCGGCAGTGGTGGCGCGTGCGCCGACGGGCCCTCGAACGCGACGACCATGAGTGTCAGCATTGCGGCGCGACGAGGGAGGAGATCGGTCGGAATCCGGACGTTCACCACCTCGAGCCGGTTCGATCGTTCGATCGACCCGAGGAAGCGCATACGCTTTCAAACGTGGTGGCGCTCTGTCGACGGTGTCATCGGCGCGCCGAAGCCGGGGCGATAACGGTTACACCTCACGACGAAAAGTAA
- the rpsJ gene encoding 30S ribosomal protein S10 — translation MQQARVRLAGTSPDDLDDICDDVREIANNTGVNLSGPIPLPTKTLEVPTRKSPDGEGTATWEHWEMRVHKRLIDLDADERALRQLMRIQVPNDVSIEIVLED, via the coding sequence ATGCAGCAGGCACGCGTTCGACTCGCGGGCACGAGTCCCGACGACCTGGACGACATCTGTGACGACGTCCGCGAGATCGCGAACAACACCGGCGTCAACCTCAGCGGTCCGATCCCGCTGCCGACCAAGACCCTCGAGGTGCCGACCCGGAAATCGCCTGACGGCGAGGGCACCGCGACGTGGGAGCACTGGGAGATGCGCGTCCACAAGCGCCTCATCGACCTGGACGCCGACGAACGCGCACTCCGACAGCTCATGCGCATCCAGGTGCCAAACGACGTCTCGATCGAGATCGTCCTCGAGGACTGA
- the ribH gene encoding 6,7-dimethyl-8-ribityllumazine synthase has translation MTTLGLVVAEFNRSITEQMEDVALEAASEAGAEVYDTVHVPGVYDAPLAADRLARRDVVDAVAVIGTVITGDTDHDQVISDATAQRLSDVSLERDTPVTLGVTGPGMSAAEARERVENAAKAVDGALDLAAELPEAENED, from the coding sequence ATGACCACGCTCGGACTGGTGGTCGCCGAGTTCAACCGATCGATCACCGAGCAGATGGAAGACGTCGCCCTCGAGGCCGCCAGCGAGGCAGGGGCCGAAGTGTACGACACCGTTCACGTGCCGGGCGTGTACGACGCCCCGCTCGCGGCCGACAGGCTGGCCCGCCGCGATGTGGTGGATGCCGTCGCCGTGATCGGGACCGTGATCACCGGCGACACCGACCACGATCAGGTGATCTCCGACGCGACGGCACAGCGACTCTCCGACGTCAGTCTCGAGCGTGACACGCCCGTGACCCTCGGCGTGACCGGACCCGGAATGTCCGCCGCCGAGGCCCGCGAGCGCGTCGAGAACGCTGCGAAGGCCGTCGACGGCGCGCTCGATCTCGCCGCAGAACTTCCCGAAGCCGAAAACGAAGACTAG
- a CDS encoding homoserine dehydrogenase produces the protein MRLAVLGAGDVGRSVATLAGDYGHEVVALADSSSADIDPDGIAVDDAVSRKEGGNGVGTADPEDVFETEYDVLVEATPTTLGDAEPGFSHVTRALEADRHVVLANKGPVAERYDELRALEAESAGSVRFEATVGGAIPVLSTIEDCTPQAVTAVRGVLNGTANFILTRMAAEGLDYEHVLAEAQDLGVAEADPTFDVDGTDAALKFVILANVLADGGFSLEDATVEGIEDVPGSALELAAEDGRTIRLIGEATRDGVRVGPRLVPENGALAVTGTRNIVQIETRHAGSLHSSGRGAGGPETATAVLSDVGRLPDIERDD, from the coding sequence ATGAGACTCGCCGTCCTGGGTGCCGGCGACGTCGGCCGCTCCGTCGCGACGCTCGCAGGCGACTACGGCCACGAGGTCGTCGCGCTGGCCGACTCCTCGAGCGCGGACATCGACCCCGACGGGATCGCCGTCGACGACGCCGTGTCTCGCAAGGAAGGGGGCAACGGTGTCGGAACCGCGGACCCAGAGGACGTCTTCGAGACCGAGTACGACGTCCTCGTCGAGGCGACGCCGACGACCCTCGGCGACGCCGAACCCGGATTCAGTCACGTTACGCGCGCGCTCGAGGCCGACCGCCACGTCGTGCTGGCGAACAAGGGGCCGGTCGCCGAACGCTACGACGAGTTGCGCGCGCTCGAGGCCGAGAGCGCGGGCTCGGTGCGCTTCGAGGCGACGGTCGGCGGAGCCATCCCGGTGCTGTCGACGATCGAGGACTGCACCCCACAGGCCGTCACCGCCGTCCGTGGCGTCCTCAACGGCACTGCGAACTTCATTCTGACGCGGATGGCCGCCGAGGGACTCGACTACGAGCACGTCCTCGCCGAGGCCCAGGACCTGGGCGTTGCGGAGGCCGATCCGACCTTCGACGTCGACGGTACCGACGCCGCACTGAAGTTCGTCATCCTCGCGAACGTGCTCGCCGACGGCGGGTTCTCCCTCGAGGACGCGACCGTCGAAGGGATCGAGGACGTTCCCGGCAGCGCGCTCGAGTTGGCGGCCGAGGACGGCCGGACGATCCGCCTGATCGGCGAGGCGACCCGCGACGGCGTCCGCGTTGGCCCGCGACTGGTGCCCGAAAACGGTGCGCTCGCGGTCACGGGCACCCGAAACATCGTCCAGATCGAGACCCGCCACGCGGGCTCGCTACACTCGAGCGGGCGCGGCGCCGGCGGTCCCGAGACGGCGACGGCGGTGCTGTCGGACGTCGGGCGGCTTCCCGATATCGAACGCGACGACTGA
- the tuf gene encoding translation elongation factor EF-1 subunit alpha, producing the protein MSEQHQNLAIIGHVDHGKSTLVGRLLYETGSVPEHVIEQHREEAEEKGKGGFEFAYVMDNLAEERERGVTIDIAHQEFSTDEYDFTIVDCPGHRDFVKNMITGASQADNAVLVVAADDGVAPQTQEHVFLARTLGIDELIIGVNKMDIVDYKESTFDEVVDEVNQLLQQVQFNTDDASFIPISAFEGDNIAEPSDNTDWYDGETLLEALNDLPEPEPPTDASLRLPIQDVYTISGIGTVPVGRIETGVMNTGDDVVFQPSDVGGEVKTIEMHHEEVPKAEPGDNVGFNVRGIGKDDIRRGDVCGPADDPPKVAETFQAQIVVMQHPSVITAGYTPVFHAHTAQVACTIESIDKKMDPSSGEVAEENPDFIQSGDAAVVTIRPQKPLSIEPSSEIPELGSFAIRDMGQTIAAGKVLEVNEK; encoded by the coding sequence ATGAGCGAACAACACCAGAACCTGGCCATTATCGGTCACGTTGACCACGGGAAAAGTACGCTCGTGGGACGACTCCTCTACGAGACGGGGAGCGTACCCGAGCACGTCATCGAACAGCACCGCGAAGAAGCCGAAGAGAAGGGTAAGGGCGGCTTCGAATTCGCCTACGTGATGGACAACCTCGCCGAGGAGCGAGAGCGTGGTGTCACCATCGACATCGCCCACCAGGAGTTCTCCACCGACGAGTACGACTTCACCATCGTCGACTGTCCTGGCCACCGCGACTTCGTCAAGAACATGATCACTGGCGCGAGCCAGGCCGACAACGCCGTCCTCGTCGTCGCCGCTGACGACGGCGTCGCACCCCAGACCCAGGAGCACGTCTTCCTGGCCCGTACCCTGGGTATCGACGAACTCATCATCGGCGTCAACAAGATGGACATCGTCGACTACAAGGAGTCCACCTTCGACGAAGTCGTCGACGAAGTCAACCAGTTGCTCCAGCAGGTCCAGTTCAACACGGACGACGCCTCCTTCATCCCGATCTCGGCGTTCGAAGGCGACAACATCGCCGAACCCTCCGACAACACGGACTGGTACGACGGCGAAACCCTGCTCGAGGCCCTGAACGACCTGCCGGAGCCGGAGCCGCCGACGGACGCGTCGCTCCGACTTCCGATCCAGGACGTCTACACGATCTCCGGTATCGGTACCGTTCCCGTCGGACGTATCGAGACCGGTGTCATGAACACGGGCGACGACGTCGTCTTCCAGCCCTCGGACGTCGGTGGCGAGGTCAAGACCATCGAGATGCACCACGAAGAGGTGCCCAAGGCCGAGCCCGGTGACAACGTCGGGTTCAACGTCCGTGGCATCGGCAAGGACGACATCCGCCGCGGTGACGTCTGTGGCCCCGCCGACGACCCGCCGAAGGTCGCCGAGACCTTCCAGGCCCAGATCGTCGTCATGCAGCACCCCTCGGTCATCACGGCCGGGTACACGCCGGTCTTCCACGCCCACACGGCACAGGTCGCCTGTACCATCGAATCCATCGACAAGAAGATGGACCCCTCGAGCGGCGAGGTCGCCGAGGAAAACCCCGACTTCATCCAGTCGGGCGACGCTGCTGTGGTCACCATCCGACCGCAGAAGCCCCTCAGCATCGAGCCGTCCAGCGAGATCCCCGAACTCGGTTCCTTCGCCATCCGCGACATGGGTCAGACCATCGCGGCCGGCAAGGTCCTCGAGGTCAACGAGAAATAA
- a CDS encoding acetate--CoA ligase family protein has product MPPENACPVWRPDDCDGTRSCPPRCPRYVTDDGTSCTVYPLEERSDRIDRSGLESEPDIPPDGYRDGDPALVAVDDGDRPLAFGFAVADDGAASVTLEAGADPEVGTELARQLVARRRADDGSPGTLSIRGPRASLSRLAAELGDGGTFVDLESSGAADETDSRDEEGVLEVDLESPGAARTGHSPARRADVAAPRDVGALVDPETVAVVGATDREGSIGRLVVENLRDGFEGEVVPVTDRHESVLGLETAPSLSALRGDVDLAVVVLPRDAALEAVREAGETGVDAVAVLSAGFGESDDEGASREAELRELAAEHDLALIGPNALGVASTRGDMNASFAPEIPSAGGVSVLSHSGAMITAILDWADAEGVGVRDVVSLGNAAGLDEATLLRHWGRDPETSVVLAYLEDVSDGRAFVEAAREVTASTPVVALKSGRSEAGREAAASHTGALLGDDAGFDAAFDEAGVIRVDSQRSLYDLVALLESQPLPAGDRVAVVTNAGGPGVLATDAVAASDLSLAEFGAETERELERALPDAASAANPVDVLGDADVDRFVDALETVLAAPSVDAAIVVTTPHPLVSRADLARAVGDAGRRYGVPVVTCFSGGPLEGPVQDALSAAGVPNYPDAERAATALGAAASYAADRREPRTPADPVDADHERVESAVRERLRAGETTLGVESLDALEAYGVSTPAATLATTRAEAVDAAREIGGPVAMKAVTPALSHKTDVGGVAVDVPPDEAGETYDRLRERVASNAPGATVRGVLVQEMAPDGVECLVGVTRHPRFGPLVTFGLGGVFVEHLEDVAHALAPLSRFDAEELIRSIEADGVLEGARGRPPADVDALGDALVRLSWLAVEQPAIRELEVNPLVVTGDDALAVDFQAELEGAASEATARD; this is encoded by the coding sequence ATGCCACCCGAGAACGCCTGCCCGGTCTGGCGACCGGACGACTGCGACGGTACGAGGTCCTGTCCGCCGCGGTGTCCGCGGTACGTGACCGACGACGGAACGAGTTGTACGGTGTACCCGCTCGAGGAGCGGTCGGACCGGATCGACCGTTCGGGACTGGAGTCGGAACCGGACATCCCGCCCGACGGATATCGTGACGGTGACCCGGCGCTGGTCGCGGTCGACGACGGTGACCGGCCGCTCGCCTTCGGGTTCGCCGTCGCCGACGACGGGGCCGCCTCCGTCACGCTCGAGGCCGGGGCCGACCCGGAGGTCGGAACGGAACTCGCCAGGCAACTCGTGGCTCGCCGCCGGGCCGACGACGGGTCCCCGGGCACCCTGTCGATCCGCGGGCCCCGGGCGTCGCTCTCGCGACTCGCGGCAGAACTCGGGGACGGTGGGACGTTCGTCGACCTCGAGTCCTCCGGGGCGGCCGACGAAACCGACTCCCGGGACGAGGAGGGCGTCCTCGAGGTCGACCTCGAGTCCCCCGGGGCGGCCCGGACCGGACACTCGCCGGCCCGCAGGGCGGACGTCGCCGCGCCGCGGGACGTCGGGGCGCTCGTCGATCCCGAGACCGTCGCCGTCGTCGGGGCGACCGACCGCGAGGGATCGATCGGCCGTCTGGTCGTAGAGAACCTCCGCGACGGGTTCGAGGGCGAGGTCGTCCCCGTCACCGACCGACACGAGTCGGTGCTGGGGCTCGAGACCGCCCCGTCGCTGTCGGCGCTTCGAGGCGACGTCGACCTCGCGGTCGTCGTCCTCCCCCGCGACGCAGCGCTCGAGGCCGTCCGCGAGGCCGGCGAGACGGGGGTCGACGCGGTGGCCGTCCTCTCGGCGGGCTTCGGCGAGAGCGACGACGAGGGTGCGAGCCGCGAAGCGGAACTCCGGGAACTCGCCGCCGAACACGACCTCGCACTGATCGGGCCGAACGCGCTCGGGGTCGCCAGCACGCGCGGCGACATGAACGCGAGTTTCGCCCCCGAGATCCCGTCGGCCGGCGGCGTCTCGGTGCTGAGCCACTCGGGCGCGATGATCACCGCGATCCTCGACTGGGCCGACGCGGAGGGGGTCGGCGTCAGGGACGTCGTCTCGCTGGGCAACGCCGCCGGACTCGACGAGGCGACGCTGTTGCGCCACTGGGGCCGGGACCCGGAGACGTCGGTCGTACTCGCCTACCTCGAGGACGTCTCGGACGGTCGGGCGTTCGTCGAGGCGGCCCGCGAGGTGACCGCGTCGACGCCGGTCGTGGCGCTGAAATCGGGGCGAAGCGAGGCCGGCCGGGAAGCCGCGGCCTCACACACGGGCGCGTTGCTCGGCGACGACGCGGGGTTCGACGCCGCGTTCGACGAGGCAGGCGTGATCCGCGTCGACTCCCAGCGCTCGCTGTACGACCTCGTCGCCCTGCTCGAGAGCCAGCCCCTGCCCGCGGGCGACCGCGTCGCCGTCGTGACGAACGCGGGCGGGCCCGGCGTCCTCGCGACCGACGCCGTCGCGGCGTCGGACCTCTCCCTCGCGGAGTTCGGCGCGGAAACCGAGCGGGAACTGGAACGGGCGCTCCCCGACGCCGCGAGCGCCGCGAACCCCGTCGACGTGCTCGGGGACGCCGACGTCGATCGGTTCGTCGACGCCCTCGAGACGGTTCTCGCCGCGCCCTCGGTCGACGCCGCGATCGTCGTCACGACCCCACACCCGCTGGTCTCCCGGGCGGACCTCGCGCGGGCCGTCGGCGACGCCGGCCGGCGGTACGGAGTGCCCGTCGTCACCTGTTTCTCCGGCGGGCCGCTCGAGGGTCCCGTCCAGGACGCCCTCTCGGCGGCCGGCGTGCCGAACTACCCCGACGCGGAGCGGGCGGCGACGGCGCTCGGGGCGGCCGCCTCGTACGCGGCGGACCGTCGCGAACCCCGGACCCCGGCCGACCCCGTCGATGCGGACCACGAACGCGTCGAGTCGGCCGTTCGGGAGCGACTCCGCGCTGGCGAGACTACCCTCGGGGTCGAGTCACTCGACGCGCTCGAGGCCTATGGCGTTTCGACCCCGGCCGCGACGCTCGCGACGACCCGGGCGGAAGCGGTCGATGCCGCCCGGGAGATCGGCGGGCCGGTCGCGATGAAGGCGGTGACGCCCGCGCTGTCGCACAAGACGGACGTCGGCGGCGTCGCCGTCGACGTTCCGCCCGACGAAGCCGGCGAGACCTACGACCGCCTGCGCGAGCGCGTGGCGTCGAACGCGCCCGGGGCGACCGTCCGGGGCGTCCTCGTCCAGGAGATGGCACCCGACGGCGTCGAGTGTCTGGTCGGCGTCACTCGCCACCCGCGGTTCGGTCCGCTGGTCACGTTCGGACTCGGCGGCGTGTTCGTCGAACACCTCGAGGACGTCGCCCACGCGCTGGCACCCCTCTCGCGGTTCGACGCGGAGGAATTGATCCGATCCATCGAGGCCGACGGCGTGCTCGAGGGTGCCCGCGGTCGACCGCCGGCCGACGTCGACGCCCTCGGGGACGCGCTGGTCCGTCTCTCGTGGCTGGCCGTCGAACAGCCCGCGATCCGCGAACTCGAGGTCAACCCGCTCGTCGTCACCGGGGACGACGCCCTCGCGGTCGACTTTCAGGCGGAACTTGAGGGGGCGGCGAGCGAGGCGACCGCCCGCGACTGA
- a CDS encoding amino acid-binding protein, translating into MGNEPVDRERDPETDIDGGSESEPETETETETETETDGGVRAYTVRLELVDEPGELLRALAPIADNGGNLLSIHHERGNITPRGHIPVEVDLESPPDRFDDIVEGLREAGVNVIQAGEEHYGEEISVVLVGDLVENDLSDTLSRIESGANAAVLDLSLTAPEGTESVSSARVRLAIDSGRSSEALEAIRSLGSEKDLTVVEPLLGGESA; encoded by the coding sequence ATGGGTAACGAGCCCGTCGACCGAGAGCGCGACCCCGAGACGGACATCGACGGCGGTAGCGAATCGGAGCCGGAGACCGAAACCGAAACCGAGACCGAAACCGAAACCGACGGCGGCGTTCGCGCCTACACCGTCCGGCTCGAGCTCGTCGACGAGCCCGGGGAGTTGCTCCGTGCACTCGCCCCGATCGCCGACAACGGGGGGAACCTGCTGAGCATCCACCACGAGCGGGGCAACATCACGCCGCGCGGTCACATCCCGGTCGAGGTCGACCTCGAGTCGCCTCCGGATCGGTTCGACGACATCGTGGAGGGACTGCGCGAGGCGGGCGTCAACGTCATCCAGGCCGGCGAGGAGCACTACGGCGAGGAGATCAGCGTCGTCCTCGTGGGCGACCTCGTCGAGAACGACCTCTCCGATACACTCTCGCGGATCGAGTCTGGGGCAAACGCCGCCGTGCTTGACCTCTCCCTGACGGCACCCGAAGGAACCGAGTCCGTCTCGAGCGCACGCGTTCGCCTCGCGATCGACTCGGGCCGGTCGAGCGAGGCGCTCGAGGCGATCCGGTCGCTGGGGTCGGAGAAAGACCTCACCGTCGTCGAACCGCTGCTTGGAGGTGAGAGCGCATGA
- a CDS encoding cation:proton antiporter, producing the protein MAFELYEILLVLLGIVLFGVAVLPRLVSDRAISMPMFFVGFGIVAFSLPIGVPPPDPLEQGHATERLAEFGVIVALMAVGLKIDRVPGLRAWASTWRLLAITMPLSIAGAALLGWWYVGLFLPTAILLGACIAPTDPVLASEVQVADPGEGNESERRADVEGKEDEVRFALSSEAGLNDGFAFPFTNLALAIALVGLAPGNWIGEWLLIDVAYKIAAGALLGVVLGRITAWAVFLTNPDTQIARSVQGLEAIAGTLFVYGITELAGGYGFIAVFVAAVAIRDYERSHDYNEALHEISELAEQTVMAIIMLLFGGAIAGGLLEALTVEGAIAAVAIVFLVRPFAGVVGMLGFERAWAERATIAFFGIRGIGSFYYLAHGLNEGAFADADLVWAVVGAVIVISIVVHGVTATPVIDRLTGSS; encoded by the coding sequence ATGGCGTTCGAGTTGTACGAGATATTGTTGGTACTGTTGGGTATCGTCCTGTTCGGCGTGGCCGTGTTGCCGCGACTCGTCTCCGATCGGGCCATCTCGATGCCCATGTTCTTCGTCGGGTTCGGGATCGTCGCGTTCAGCCTCCCGATCGGTGTTCCGCCGCCGGACCCGCTCGAGCAGGGGCACGCGACCGAGCGCCTCGCGGAGTTCGGCGTCATCGTCGCGCTGATGGCGGTCGGGTTGAAGATCGACCGCGTCCCGGGGCTGCGCGCCTGGGCGTCGACGTGGCGACTGCTCGCCATCACGATGCCGCTCTCGATCGCCGGCGCGGCGCTGCTGGGTTGGTGGTACGTCGGACTGTTTCTGCCGACGGCGATCCTGCTCGGGGCCTGCATCGCGCCGACGGACCCGGTCCTGGCGTCCGAAGTGCAGGTCGCGGACCCCGGTGAGGGAAACGAGTCAGAACGCCGGGCCGACGTAGAGGGGAAAGAGGACGAAGTCAGGTTCGCGCTCTCGTCCGAGGCTGGGCTCAACGACGGGTTCGCGTTCCCGTTCACGAACCTGGCGCTCGCGATCGCGCTCGTCGGCCTCGCGCCCGGCAACTGGATCGGCGAGTGGCTGCTGATCGACGTCGCGTACAAGATCGCGGCCGGCGCGCTCCTGGGCGTCGTCCTCGGCCGGATAACGGCGTGGGCGGTCTTCCTGACGAACCCCGACACGCAGATCGCCCGCTCGGTTCAGGGGCTCGAGGCGATCGCCGGGACGCTGTTCGTCTACGGGATCACGGAACTGGCCGGCGGCTACGGCTTCATCGCCGTCTTCGTCGCTGCGGTGGCGATCCGGGACTACGAGCGCTCCCACGACTACAACGAGGCCCTCCACGAGATCAGCGAACTTGCGGAACAGACGGTGATGGCGATCATCATGCTCTTGTTCGGCGGGGCGATCGCCGGCGGGTTGCTCGAGGCGCTGACGGTCGAGGGGGCGATCGCCGCGGTGGCGATCGTGTTCCTGGTGCGACCGTTCGCCGGGGTCGTCGGCATGCTCGGGTTCGAGCGCGCGTGGGCGGAACGGGCGACGATCGCCTTCTTCGGCATTCGGGGGATCGGCTCGTTCTACTACCTCGCGCACGGACTGAACGAGGGGGCGTTCGCGGACGCCGACCTCGTGTGGGCGGTGGTCGGCGCGGTGATCGTGATCTCGATCGTCGTCCACGGGGTGACGGCGACGCCGGTGATCGATCGGTTGACGGGGTCGTCGTGA
- a CDS encoding NifU family protein yields MTRSDADTGTGTDADADDEESLRERVEQWLSREMPIIQMHGGTSAVRKADPDSGEVVVELGGGCKGCSVSDVTTGNIEAELIKWPEVEEVTVRVPDARDTLGGPDQPESIMGVDRTEGGRGDWGSSNPGKDHL; encoded by the coding sequence ATGACCAGATCCGACGCCGATACCGGGACCGGTACCGACGCGGACGCCGACGACGAGGAGTCGCTCCGCGAACGCGTCGAGCAGTGGCTCAGCCGCGAGATGCCGATCATCCAGATGCACGGGGGGACGAGTGCCGTCAGGAAGGCCGACCCCGACTCCGGCGAAGTCGTCGTCGAACTCGGCGGCGGCTGCAAGGGATGTTCGGTCAGCGACGTCACCACGGGTAACATCGAGGCTGAACTCATCAAGTGGCCCGAAGTCGAGGAAGTCACGGTTCGCGTCCCGGACGCCCGCGACACCCTCGGCGGCCCCGACCAGCCGGAATCGATCATGGGTGTCGACCGGACCGAGGGCGGCCGCGGCGACTGGGGGTCGTCGAACCCGGGCAAGGACCACCTCTAA
- a CDS encoding rhomboid family intramembrane serine protease encodes MPSGNRKGTRNRRPARSPSDATPNSSPEDGRGRDPNPNGGSGSPVLEILVVFLAVYLLQGVAAFAGAMGGLFVLAPPLTDNPWTIVTSVYAHGGMGHLLSNSVALLLFGWPIARATSRLRFHLFFAITGALAGISQILLTDAVLASPLVAATGRPGVLGASGAVFALMGYLIASNRLSAGLASFVDVPRWVAITVFVVLAAAVTLATASPGVALVAHFAGFLLGLFAGRARVLHVGRQPRY; translated from the coding sequence ATGCCAAGCGGGAACAGGAAGGGAACGCGAAACCGACGGCCGGCACGGTCGCCCTCCGACGCGACCCCCAACTCGAGCCCGGAGGACGGCCGGGGTCGGGATCCGAACCCGAACGGGGGCTCGGGCAGTCCCGTGCTCGAGATTCTCGTCGTCTTCCTGGCCGTCTACCTCCTGCAGGGGGTGGCGGCGTTCGCGGGGGCGATGGGCGGCCTGTTCGTGCTCGCGCCGCCGCTGACGGACAACCCCTGGACGATCGTGACCAGTGTCTACGCTCACGGCGGAATGGGCCATCTCCTCTCGAACAGCGTCGCGTTGCTCCTGTTCGGCTGGCCGATCGCCCGCGCGACGAGTCGGCTCCGGTTTCACCTGTTTTTCGCGATCACGGGTGCGCTGGCCGGTATCTCGCAGATTCTCCTGACGGACGCGGTCCTGGCCAGTCCGCTCGTCGCCGCGACGGGCCGACCCGGCGTACTCGGCGCGAGCGGGGCCGTCTTCGCGCTGATGGGCTATCTGATCGCTTCGAACCGACTGTCGGCGGGCCTGGCGTCGTTCGTCGACGTTCCACGGTGGGTGGCGATCACGGTGTTCGTCGTCCTGGCGGCGGCCGTGACCCTGGCGACGGCGTCGCCGGGAGTCGCGCTGGTCGCACACTTCGCTGGGTTCCTGCTGGGGCTGTTCGCCGGCCGAGCACGGGTGTTACACGTCGGCCGACAACCCAGATACTGA
- a CDS encoding pyridoxal phosphate-dependent aminotransferase: MTMDFTDRLTRVEPSATLAISALATELENEGADVVDLSVGEPDFPTPENIVEAGKAAIDAGHTGYTTSAGIIELREAIAEKLADDGLDHGPEEIIVTPGAKQALYEIVQALVEDGDEVVLLDPAWVSYEAMVKMAGGSLSRVDLSEHDFQLEPALDDLADAVSDETELLVVNSPSNPTGAVYSDAALEGVRDLAVEHDVTVISDEIYKEITYGVEQTSLGTLEGMADRTVTVNGFSKAYSMTGWRLGYFAGPEDLIDQAGKLHSHSVSSAANFVQHAGVEALENTDEAVEEMVAAFEERRDLVVDLLDDHGVDVAVPDGAFYMMLPVDDSEALRAAEDASGDQPRADDQAWCEGALEDAHVATVPGSAFGTPGYARISYAASEERLEEGIERLADEGYL, translated from the coding sequence ATGACCATGGACTTCACCGACCGCTTGACTCGAGTCGAACCGTCCGCGACGCTCGCCATCTCCGCGCTCGCGACCGAACTGGAAAACGAGGGAGCCGACGTCGTCGACCTCTCCGTCGGCGAACCCGACTTCCCGACGCCCGAAAACATCGTCGAGGCCGGAAAAGCAGCGATCGACGCCGGCCACACCGGCTACACCACCTCCGCCGGCATCATCGAACTGCGCGAGGCTATCGCCGAGAAACTCGCCGACGACGGCCTCGACCACGGCCCCGAGGAGATCATCGTCACCCCCGGCGCGAAGCAGGCGCTGTACGAGATCGTTCAGGCGCTGGTCGAGGACGGCGACGAGGTCGTCCTGCTCGACCCCGCCTGGGTCTCCTACGAGGCGATGGTCAAGATGGCCGGCGGCTCGCTCTCCCGCGTCGACCTCTCGGAGCACGACTTCCAGCTCGAGCCCGCGCTCGATGACCTCGCCGACGCAGTGTCGGACGAGACCGAACTGCTCGTCGTCAACTCGCCGTCGAACCCCACGGGCGCAGTCTACTCCGACGCCGCGCTCGAGGGCGTCCGCGACCTGGCGGTCGAACACGACGTGACGGTGATCTCCGACGAGATCTACAAGGAGATCACCTACGGCGTCGAACAGACGAGCCTCGGCACGCTCGAGGGGATGGCAGACCGCACCGTGACGGTCAACGGCTTCTCGAAGGCCTACTCGATGACCGGCTGGCGGCTGGGCTACTTCGCCGGCCCCGAGGACCTGATCGACCAGGCCGGCAAACTCCACAGCCACTCCGTCTCGTCGGCCGCGAACTTCGTCCAGCACGCCGGCGTCGAAGCCCTCGAGAACACCGACGAGGCCGTCGAGGAGATGGTCGCAGCCTTCGAGGAGCGTCGCGATCTGGTCGTCGACCTGCTCGACGACCACGGCGTCGACGTCGCGGTGCCCGACGGTGCGTTCTACATGATGCTGCCCGTAGACGACAGCGAGGCGCTACGCGCCGCGGAAGATGCGAGCGGCGACCAGCCGCGAGCCGACGATCAGGCCTGGTGCGAGGGCGCACTCGAGGACGCCCACGTCGCCACCGTCCCCGGCAGCGCCTTCGGGACGCCCGGCTACGCGCGGATCTCCTATGCCGCGAGCGAGGAGCGACTCGAGGAAGGGATCGAGCGACTGGCCGACGAAGGCTACCTGTAA